From Vigna radiata var. radiata cultivar VC1973A unplaced genomic scaffold, Vradiata_ver6 scaffold_184, whole genome shotgun sequence, the proteins below share one genomic window:
- the LOC106778840 gene encoding uncharacterized protein LOC106778840, whose protein sequence is MDREQEEMQFLGFFAVYRESYKIIFAWRKIFSKITLTLILPLSFIFLLHIEVSNILFGKIVKSSQQMMETPQGTPQYHSLINMLSSEWTTFILFKLIYFTFLLIFSLLSTSAVVYTIASIYTAREVTFSKVITVVPKVWKRLMVTFLCTFAAFFVYNVMAGLVVIIWALTTGGRSGGVGLFVVLAIFYFAGFVYLTVVWNIASVVTVLEDSCGIGAMLKSNALIRGKMGLSVVIFLKLLVSFGLIQFLFKKTVVHGWRLGSMDRTLYGIVCLVVFSQLYLFQLVIQTVLYFVCKSYHHQNIDKSALSDHLEVYHGEYEPLKAKDVQMEESHV, encoded by the coding sequence ATGGACAGAGAACAAGAAGAGATGCAGTTCTTGGGGTTCTTTGCCGTCTATAGAGAATCCTACAAAATCATATTTGCATGGAGAAAGATCTTCAGCAAGATCACCCTAACTCTAATCCTCCCTctctccttcatcttcctcctccACATCGAAGTCTCCAACATCCTCTTCGGCAAGATCGTCAAAAGTTCACAACAAATGATGGAAACCCCACAAGGCACACCCCAATACCACAGCCTCATCAACATGCTCTCTTCGGAATGGACCACCTTCATCCTCTTCAAGCTCATCTACTTCACTTTCCTCCTCATCTTCTCCCTCCTCTCCACCTCAGCAGTGGTATACACCATCGCCTCAATCTACACCGCAAGAGAGGTCACTTTCTCCAAGGTCATCACAGTCGTTCCCAAGGTTTGGAAGAGACTCATGGTAACCTTTTTGTGTACCTTCGCAGCCTTTTTCGTCTACAACGTCATGGCAGGGCTTGTCGTCATCATATGGGCACTTACGACAGGGGGAAGGAGCGGCGGAGTTGGGCTTTTTGTGGTGTTGGCGATCTTCTATTTCGCAGGGTTTGTGTACTTAACCGTGGTTTGGAATATTGCGAGTGTTGTTACTGTGTTGGAAGACTCGTGTGGGATTGGAGCCATGTTGAAGAGCAACGCGTTGATAAGGGGGAAGATGGGTTTATCGGTAGTGATATTCTTGAAGCTGTTGGTTTCCTTTGGGTTGATACAATTTCTGTTCAAGAAAACGGTGGTGCATGGGTGGAGGTTAGGGTCTATGGACAGAACACTTTATGGGATAGTGTGTTTGGTGGTGTTCTCTCAGTTGTATCTGTTCCAACTTGTGATTCAAACGGTGCTCTATTTCGTTTGCAAGTCCTACCACCATCAGAATATTGATAAATCTGCTTTGTCAGATCACCTTGAAGTGTACCACGGAGAGTATGAACCTTTGAAGGCCAAAGATGTTCAAATGGAAGAGAGCCATGTCTGA
- the LOC106778839 gene encoding basic blue protein, producing MSQGRDSAKSLVLVSVICLLCLFVLLKGANAATYTVGGPSGWSFNTDTWPNGKRFRAGDILVFKYDSTSHNVVAVDKSGYSNCRSTAGARVFRSGNDQIKLGKGQNYFICNYPGHCESGMKISINAV from the exons ATGTCTCAGGGAAGAGACAGTGCAAAGTCTTTGGTTTTGGTCTCTGTGATTTGTCTACTGTGCCTGTTTGTTCTTTTGAAAGGTGCTAATGCAGCAACTTACACTGTTGGAGGACCTTCAGGATGGAGCTTCAACACTGATACTTGGCCCAATGGAAAAAGGTTCAGAGCTGGTGATATCTTAG TCTTCAAGTATGACTCAACGAGCCACAATGTGGTTGCTGTGGATAAGAGTGGATACAGCAACTGCAGAAGTACAGCAGGTGCTAGAGTGTTCCGTTCAGGGAACGATCAGATCAAGCTGGGAAAAGGACAGAACTACTTCATATGCAACTATCCTGGTCACTGTGAATCTGGGATGAAGATTTCCATCAATGCAGTGTGA